One stretch of Oncorhynchus clarkii lewisi isolate Uvic-CL-2024 chromosome 1, UVic_Ocla_1.0, whole genome shotgun sequence DNA includes these proteins:
- the LOC139416192 gene encoding ammonium transporter Rh type C 1, translating to MGCRQSFRQCCDRPKNTNVRISLPAVCFVWQIVMIILFGIFIRYDQESDAHWAEYRTFQNISSDIENDFYFRYPSFQDVHVMIFVGFGFLMTFLKRYSFSAVGFNFLIAAFGLQWALLMQGWFQSLDPMDGKIKISMESLINADFCVASCLIAYGAVLGKLSPVQLMVMTLFGITLYAVDEYIILNLIHARDAGGSMVIHTFGAYYGLSISWMLYRPNLDQSKRLNGSVYHSDVFAMIGTLFLWMFWPSFNSAITDHGDGQHRAAINTYLALASTVLTTVAISSLSQKTGKLDMVHIQNSTLAGGVAVGTAAEFMLMPYGSLIIGFCCGIISTLGYIYITPFMEKYLKIQDTCGIHNLHAMPGVIGGIVGAVTAAAASEGVYGKAGLINTFDFTGKWKDMVPSRQGGHQAAGLCVALCFGVGGGIIVGCILRMPIWGDAPDDNCFDDELYWELPEDEESIPPILEDNNHMRNRDVTESHFSMEQSQN from the exons ATGGGTTGTAGACAAAGCTTTAGGCAATGCTGTGACCGGCCGAAAAATACCAACGTCCGAATTAGTCTTCCAGCAGTGTGTTTCGTATGGCAAATTGTCATGATCATCTTATTCGGCATTTTTATCCGTTATGACCAAGAATCCGACGCACATTGGGCAGAGTATAGAACATTTCAAAACATTTCCAGTGACATTGAGAACGACTTCTATTTCAGATACCCAA GTTTCCAGGACGTCCATGTGATGATCTTTGTGGGCTTCGGTTTCCTCATGACCTTCCTGAAGCGCTACAGCTTTAGCGCCGTGGGCTTCAACTTCCTCATCGCTGCCTTCGGCCTTCAGTGGGCGCTGCTGATGCAGGGCTGGTTCCAATCTCTGGACCCCATGGACGGAAAGATCAAGATCAGCATGGAGAG TCTGATCAATGCAGATTTCTGTGTAGCCAGCTGCCTAATAGCGTATGGGGCGGTGCTAGGCAAGTTGAGCCCAGTCCAGCTGATGGTGATGACACTGTTTGGAATCACTCTGTATGCTGTGGATGAGTATATCATCCTCAACCTCATACAT GCCAGGGATGCTGGCGGCTCCATGGTGATCCACACATTCGGGGCTTATTATGGTCTGTCCATCTCGTGGATGCTGTACCGGCCCAACCTGGACCAGAGCAAGCGTCTGAATGGCTCTGTCTACCACTCAGACGTCTTTGCCATGATCG GAACCCTGTTCCTGTGGATGTTCTGGCCTAGTTTTAACTCAGCCATCACGGACCACGGGGATGGGCAACATCGAGCGGCCATCAACACCTACCTGGCCCTGGCCTCCACTGTCCTCACCACCGTAGCCATCTCCAGTCTCTCCCAGAAGACTGGCAAGCTGGACATG GTTCACATCCAGAACTCCACGCTGGCAGGGGGTGTTGCCGTGGGTACGGCAGCAGAGTTCATGCTAATGCCTTATGGGTCTCTGATCATAGGGTTCTGCTGTGGCATCATCTCCACCCTGGGCTACATCTATATCACG CCGTTCATGGAGAAGTATCTGAAGATCCAGGACACGTGTGGCATCCACAACCTCCACGCCATGCCTGGGGTCATAGGGGGCATTGTGGGCGCCGTCACTGCAGCAGCCGCCAGTGAAGGGGTCTATGGCAAGGCGGG gttgataAACACGTTTGACTTCACGGGGAAATGGAAAGACATGGTGCCGAGCCGGCAGGGAGGACACCAGGCAGCAGGGCTCTGTGTTGCCCTCTGCTTTGGAGTTGGAGGAGGAATCATTGTTG GCTGTATCCTGAGGATGCCTATCTGGGGGGATGCTCCTGATGACAACTGCTTTGACGATGAACTCTACTGGGAG TTACCTGAGGATGAAGAGAGCATTCCACCTATACTGGAGGACAACAACCACATGCGGAACAGGGATGT TACAGAATCCCATTTCTCTATGGAACAGAGTCAGAACTGA